A region from the Fusarium musae strain F31 chromosome 1, whole genome shotgun sequence genome encodes:
- the MUS23 gene encoding Double-strand break repair protein mus-23 (BUSCO:EOG09262GVX) — MPEFTEADTIRILVATDNHVGYEERDPIRRDDSWRTFDEILNLARTEDVDMVLLAGDLFHDNKPSRKSLYQVMRTLRQNCLGMKPCPLEFLSDAASVFEGAFTHVNYEDPDINISIPVFSIHGNHDDPSGEGNFCSLDLLQASGLLNYYGRVPEADNIEAKPILLQKGLTKLALFGLSNVRDERMFRTFRDHKVKWFRPETQMADWFNLLAVHQNHHAHTATSYLPENVLPDWLDLVVWGHEHECLIDPTQNPETGFHVMQPGSSVATSLVPGEAVQKHVAIVSVTGKDFKVDKLPLKSVRPFVTREVILSQDKRFKGLDKKKDNRQEVTRRLMEVVEEMIEEANADWEAIQTDEEALEERPLPLIRLKVEYTATEGGQFEVENPQRFSNRFVGKVANTNDVVYFYRKKTSQRKANAANPTAAIEALDGADDMVKVENLVQDFLSAQSLKVLPQGPFGDAVTQFVTKDDKHAMELFVSEHLTGQVRSMLGLESDDEDLNSAMDIYRMRIEQQQASGMQTARAERKRVLKPKPATWDSDFDGSWENEPDAWTYEDEQQAETSSRASAPAPAPARKPARGRAKATQQDDEMDLMDDDEPLPAPTKKPAAKRATRATKAAPAKKAPAKGRGRKAFQDSEDEEEDVIMESEEEPAPPPPKTRRTTAKSTAKAPATRGAAKSTRQTKLNFSQSQKGGTQSKAVEISDDEISDDDDDAFEPAPATTRSTRRR, encoded by the exons ATGCCCGAGTTCACCG AGGCGGATACCATTCGTATCCTCGTGGCGACCGACAATCATGTCGGTTATGAAGAGCGAGACCCCATTCGTAGAGATGACAGTTGGAGAACTTTTGATGAAATTTTGAACCTTGCCCGGACTGAAGAT GTCGATATGGTTCTCCTCGCTGGCGATCTCTTTCACGACAACAAACCCTCCCGAAAGTCCCTGTACCAGGTCATGCGTACACTCCGACAGAACTGCTTGGGCATGAAACCCTGTCCTCTCGAATTTCTCTCCGATGCTGCATCTGTTTTTGAAGGTGCATTCACGCATGTCAACTACGAAGACCCCgacatcaacatctccaTCCCCGTATTTTCGATCCATGGCAATCATGATGATCCTTCTGGAGAAGGCAATTTCTGCTCCCTTGATCTTTTGCAAGCAAGTGGACTGCTCAATTACTACGGCCGTGTCCCTGAGGCAGACAACATCGAGGCCAAGCCGATTCTGCTACAGAAGGGTCTCACAAAGCTTGCCTTGTTTGGACTGAGCAATGTTCGAGACGAGCGAATGTTCCGTACTTTCCGAGATCACAAAGTCAAGTGGTTCCGACCCGAAACCCAGATGGCTGACTGGTTCAACTTGTTGGCTGTTCACCAGAATCACCATGCGCATACAGCCACATCCTACCTCCCCGAGAATGTTTTACCCGATTGGCTTGACCTTGTAGTCTGGGGTCACGAGCACGAATGTTTGATCGACCCTACACAGAACCCCGAAACAGGCTTTCACGTCATGCAGCCCGGTTCATCTGTCGCAACCTCACTTGTGCCTGGCGAGGCAGTTCAGAAGCACGTTGCTATTGTGAGCGTGACAGGCAAAGATTTCAAGGTTGACAAGCTGCCACTGAAAAGTGTGCGTCCCTTTGTCACACGGGAAGTCATCCTTTCGCAAGACAAGCGCTTCAAAGGacttgacaagaagaaggacaatcGCCAGGAGGTGACACGAAGACTGATGGAGGTGGTTGAGGAGATGATTGAGGAGGCTAATGCAGATTGGGAGGCCATTCAGACGGATGAAGAGGCTCTGGAAGAACGACCTCTTCCGCTGATTCGTCTGAAGGTGGAGTACACGGCCACGGAAGGTGGTcagtttgaggttgagaatccCCAAAGATTCTCAAATCGATTTGTTGGTAAGGTGGCCAACACGAATGATGTTGTCTACTTTTACCGCAAAAAGACATCACAGC GCAAGGCAAATGCTGCGAAcccaacagcagcaattgAGGCCCTCGATGGTGCTGATGACATGGTCAAGGTGGAGAATCTGGTGCAAGACTTTCTGTCGGCGCAATCACTCAAGGTCCTTCCTCAAGGGCCTTTTGGTGATGCTGTCACTCAATTCGTGACAAAGGATGACAAGCACGCGATGGAGCTGTTTGTTTCAGAACACCTAACGGGACAAGTCCGATCTATGCTGGGCTTAGAGTCAGATGACGAAGATCTCAACAGTGCCATGGATATCTATCGAATGAGGATCGAGCAACAGCAAGCTAGTGGCATGCAGACAGCCCGAGCGGAGAGAAAGCGAGTTCTCAAGCCAAAGCCAGCGACTTGGGACAGTGACTTTGATGGCAGCTGGGAGAATGAGCCAGATGCCTGGACATACGAGGATGAACAACAGGCCGAGACCTCTTCACGTGCATCTGCACCCGCGCCTGCACCAGCACGCAAACCTGCACGTGGACGGGCCAAAGCGACTCAGCAAGACGATGAAATGGACTTgatggacgatgatgagccaCTCCCTGCGCCCACCAAGAAGCCAGCAGCGAAGCGAGCAACACGCGCCACAAAAGCAGCACCAGCCAAAAAGGCCCCTGCAAAGGGACGAGGCCGCAAGGCATTCCAAGACagtgaagacgaggaagaagacgtgATCATGGagtcagaagaagagcccGCACCACCTCCGCCAAAGACACGACGAACCACTGCGAAGAGCACCGCCAAGGCTCCGGCGACTCGAGGAGCGGCTAAGAGTACACGGCAGACAAAGTTGAACTTTTCACAGTCGCAGAAGGGCGGGACGCAGAGTAAGGCTGTTGAGAttagcgatgatgagatttcggatgatgatgatgatgcgttTGAGCCGGCACCTGCGACGACACGGAGTACGAGGAGGAGATAG